In Miniphocaeibacter halophilus, the following proteins share a genomic window:
- a CDS encoding leucyl aminopeptidase: MQLKINSNIDNALEVYIIDNNFDVEKIKPSLKKVLEEINYFESDNFKIFYYINESEKIYLVNLGDTKKLLLNDIRHLGFKIAKDLKSKNYSNININYFEVEYFESNIFIPALIEGFLQSNYSFDTYKTKKDTKLDFNINIKLPNNAELNERFLSEVENIVDGINITRELVNTPSIDLYPETLAQKAKEILEPLGIKVTVYNKKEIEDMNMHAFLAVSKGSAKEPKFIKLEYTPVKDKNSELIALVGKGLTYDSGGYAIKKPEGMATMMGDMAGSATVIGTMYALAKNNIQQNVVGLIAACENMISGNAYKNGDIISSMKGTTIEVKNTDAEGRLTLADALYYAATKTEANTIVDLATLTGACVVALGEITTGIVTNNDNVYNKIQEASEKSGEYVWKLPSFKETRDMLKSKIADITNSTGPYGGAITAGLFLEEFVEGKNWAHMDIAGPAYITKPYSYIPYGATGIPVKTLYNFVKDF; the protein is encoded by the coding sequence ATGCAACTAAAAATTAATAGCAATATTGATAATGCATTAGAGGTCTATATTATTGACAATAATTTCGATGTTGAAAAAATTAAACCTAGTTTGAAGAAAGTATTAGAGGAAATAAATTATTTTGAAAGTGATAATTTTAAAATTTTCTACTATATTAATGAATCTGAGAAAATATACTTAGTAAATCTAGGAGATACAAAAAAACTATTACTAAACGATATTCGTCATCTTGGTTTCAAAATTGCAAAGGATTTAAAAAGTAAAAATTATTCTAATATAAACATAAATTATTTTGAGGTAGAATATTTTGAAAGTAATATTTTTATTCCTGCTTTAATTGAGGGATTTTTACAATCCAATTATAGTTTTGATACTTATAAAACAAAAAAAGATACTAAATTAGATTTTAATATTAATATTAAGTTACCAAATAACGCAGAACTAAACGAAAGGTTTCTTTCAGAAGTAGAAAACATTGTTGACGGTATTAATATAACTAGGGAATTGGTCAACACTCCTTCTATAGATTTGTATCCTGAAACTTTAGCACAAAAAGCCAAGGAAATATTAGAGCCATTGGGTATTAAAGTTACAGTTTATAATAAAAAAGAAATTGAAGATATGAACATGCATGCCTTCCTAGCTGTTTCAAAAGGCTCCGCAAAAGAACCTAAGTTTATTAAATTAGAATATACACCTGTAAAAGATAAGAATAGTGAACTAATAGCTTTAGTCGGTAAAGGACTTACCTACGATTCCGGTGGATATGCAATAAAAAAACCTGAAGGTATGGCTACAATGATGGGGGATATGGCAGGTTCCGCAACAGTTATTGGAACTATGTATGCTCTAGCAAAAAACAATATTCAACAAAATGTAGTTGGGCTAATAGCAGCTTGTGAAAATATGATTTCCGGAAACGCTTATAAAAACGGAGATATTATTAGTTCAATGAAAGGTACTACAATAGAAGTGAAAAACACAGATGCTGAAGGACGTTTAACTTTAGCTGACGCCTTATATTATGCTGCAACTAAAACAGAGGCTAATACCATTGTTGACCTAGCAACCTTAACCGGTGCTTGCGTTGTAGCCCTAGGTGAAATAACAACAGGTATAGTAACAAACAATGACAATGTTTATAACAAAATTCAAGAAGCTTCAGAAAAATCCGGAGAATATGTTTGGAAATTACCATCATTTAAAGAAACTAGAGATATGTTAAAGAGTAAAATAGCAGACATTACTAACTCTACCGGTCCATATGGTGGAGCTATTACTGCAGGTTTATTTTTAGAGGAATTTGTTGAAGGTAAAAACTGGGCTCATATGGACATTGCCGGTCCTGCCTATATAACTAAACCATATAGTTATATTCCTTATGGAGCTACAGGAATTCCTGTTAAAACCCTATATAATTTTGTGAAAGATTTTTAA
- the xdh gene encoding selenium-dependent xanthine dehydrogenase, with amino-acid sequence MEKYVFTVNGKTCETEKDIPLLTYLRNELGLFSVKDGCSEGACGTCSVIVDGRSMRACVLKTSRAHGKSITTVEGLSEKEKEAFVYAFGVKGSVQCGFCIPGMVISGKALIDQNPNPTEEEIKKAIRGNICRCTGYKKIIEGIDLAAAILRGDAQIDDLEKGEEYGVGEKAFRIDVREKVLGTGEYCDDVVMEGMLHGSAIRSKYPRARILDIDASKALALPGVVDVLTAEDVPNNKVGHIQQDWDVFIAKGDITRSVGDAICLVVAETEEIMNKAKAMVKIKYEQLEPVRNIKEAMAEDAPKLHENGNLCQQRHVTRGDAKKALAESKYVVTQSYSTPFTEHAFLEPECAVAFPYKDGVKVYTSDQGVYDTRKEIAIMFGWEEDKIVVENKLVGGGFGGKEDVSVQHVACLAANKLQKPVKVKLTRQESINFHPKRHAMEGTFTLGCDENGIFTALDCDIYFDTGAYASLCGPVLERACTHSVGPYTYQNTDIRGYGYYTNNPPAGAFRGFGVCQSEFALESNINLLAEKVGISPWEIRYRNAIEPGKVLPNGQIADVSTALKETLEAVKDVYEANPGRAGIACAMKNSGVGVGLPDKGRARIEVHDGIVQLYTAASEIGQGCFTVFLQMISETLDIGLEKIKYMGCNSEIAPDSGTTSGSRQTLITGEAVRMASEDLKADLEAAGGDLSKLEGKEYYAEFFEPTDKLGADKPNPVSHVAYGFATHVVVLDDDGKVKEVHAAHDSGKVVNPISIQGQIEGGVLMGLGYAFTEDFPLKDCVPQVKFGTLGLMRATDIPYINAIYVEKDELLPFAYGSKGIGEIATIPTAPAAQGAYYAMDGVLRTTLPMDDTAYVKKKKAVKK; translated from the coding sequence ATGGAAAAATATGTTTTTACTGTTAACGGAAAAACATGTGAAACAGAAAAGGATATCCCACTACTTACATATCTTAGAAACGAATTAGGCTTATTTTCAGTTAAAGATGGTTGTAGTGAAGGTGCGTGTGGAACATGTTCGGTTATTGTAGATGGTAGATCCATGAGAGCTTGTGTACTTAAAACAAGTAGAGCTCATGGTAAAAGTATTACAACAGTAGAAGGCTTATCTGAAAAGGAAAAAGAAGCTTTTGTATACGCATTTGGAGTTAAGGGTTCTGTTCAATGTGGTTTTTGTATACCGGGAATGGTTATATCCGGAAAAGCATTAATAGATCAAAACCCAAATCCAACTGAAGAAGAAATTAAAAAAGCGATTAGAGGAAATATTTGTCGTTGTACAGGATATAAAAAGATTATTGAAGGAATTGATTTAGCCGCTGCTATTCTTCGAGGAGATGCTCAAATTGACGATCTTGAAAAAGGTGAAGAATATGGAGTAGGAGAAAAAGCCTTTAGAATTGACGTAAGAGAAAAAGTTTTAGGAACTGGCGAATACTGTGATGATGTTGTAATGGAAGGTATGTTACATGGTTCTGCAATAAGATCTAAATATCCGAGAGCAAGAATTTTAGATATAGATGCTAGTAAGGCACTTGCACTTCCAGGAGTAGTAGATGTATTAACAGCAGAAGATGTGCCAAATAATAAGGTAGGTCACATTCAACAGGATTGGGATGTTTTCATAGCTAAAGGCGATATTACAAGATCAGTTGGAGATGCAATTTGTTTAGTAGTTGCAGAAACTGAAGAAATAATGAACAAAGCAAAGGCTATGGTAAAAATAAAATATGAACAATTGGAACCTGTAAGAAATATAAAGGAAGCTATGGCAGAAGATGCTCCGAAACTTCATGAAAATGGAAACTTATGTCAGCAAAGACATGTTACTAGAGGAGATGCTAAAAAAGCCTTGGCAGAATCTAAATATGTAGTTACACAATCCTATAGTACTCCATTTACTGAGCATGCTTTCCTAGAGCCTGAATGTGCTGTTGCTTTTCCTTATAAGGATGGAGTAAAGGTATATACTTCTGACCAAGGAGTATATGACACAAGAAAAGAAATAGCAATAATGTTTGGCTGGGAAGAGGACAAAATAGTTGTTGAAAATAAATTAGTAGGTGGAGGATTTGGTGGTAAGGAAGACGTATCTGTACAACACGTTGCTTGCCTTGCAGCAAATAAACTTCAAAAACCGGTAAAGGTAAAATTAACTAGACAAGAATCCATTAACTTCCATCCAAAAAGACATGCTATGGAAGGTACATTTACATTAGGCTGTGACGAAAATGGTATATTTACAGCTTTAGATTGTGACATTTACTTTGATACAGGAGCCTATGCTTCATTATGTGGACCGGTTTTAGAAAGAGCTTGTACACATTCAGTTGGACCTTACACTTATCAAAATACGGACATAAGAGGTTATGGATACTATACAAATAATCCGCCGGCAGGAGCTTTCCGTGGCTTTGGAGTTTGCCAAAGTGAATTTGCCCTTGAATCAAATATAAACTTATTAGCTGAAAAAGTTGGAATTTCTCCTTGGGAAATTCGTTACCGTAATGCAATAGAACCTGGAAAAGTTTTACCGAATGGACAAATCGCAGATGTTTCTACTGCATTAAAGGAAACTTTAGAAGCTGTAAAAGATGTTTATGAAGCTAATCCTGGACGTGCTGGTATAGCATGTGCAATGAAAAACTCAGGAGTAGGAGTAGGCTTACCGGACAAAGGTAGGGCTAGAATAGAGGTTCATGATGGAATTGTTCAATTATATACAGCAGCTTCTGAAATTGGACAAGGATGTTTTACAGTATTTTTACAAATGATATCTGAAACATTAGATATTGGTTTAGAAAAAATAAAATATATGGGATGTAATTCTGAAATAGCACCGGATTCAGGAACTACTTCAGGCTCACGTCAAACATTAATTACAGGAGAAGCAGTTCGTATGGCTTCTGAAGATTTAAAAGCAGATTTAGAAGCAGCAGGTGGAGATCTATCTAAACTAGAAGGAAAAGAATACTATGCAGAATTCTTTGAGCCAACAGATAAATTAGGTGCCGACAAACCAAATCCTGTAAGTCACGTTGCATATGGATTTGCAACACATGTTGTAGTATTAGATGATGATGGAAAAGTTAAAGAGGTTCATGCAGCTCATGACTCTGGAAAAGTAGTTAATCCAATTTCAATTCAAGGTCAAATTGAAGGTGGAGTATTAATGGGATTAGGCTATGCATTTACAGAGGACTTTCCATTAAAGGATTGTGTTCCACAAGTTAAGTTTGGAACATTAGGACTAATGAGAGCAACGGATATACCATATATTAATGCAATATATGTAGAAAAAGATGAGCTATTACCATTTGCTTATGGTTCAAAAGGTATTGGTGAAATTGCAACTATACCTACAGCACCAGCTGCACAAGGGGCTTATTATGCAATGGACGGCGTATTGAGAACTACCTTACCAATGGATGATACAGCTTATGTTAAAAAGAAAAAAGCAGTTAAAAAATAA
- a CDS encoding transglutaminase-like domain-containing protein — translation MKLESDNMKKYLESSNYIDYNNDLIKRKSFEIKNNSKDNLDYIKKCFEFVRDEIKHSWDYKESRITIKASDVLKYKTGICWAKSNLLAALLRVNNIPTGFCYQKLTLKDKPSSGYCIHAFNAVKIEEINKWVKLDARGNNNIVNVEFSLDRDNLAFNTRKHYGEKEYDIIYYKPLENTMKVLKENRDALFMYLNCLPEDI, via the coding sequence ATGAAACTAGAATCAGATAATATGAAAAAATATTTGGAATCTTCTAACTATATTGACTATAATAATGATTTAATTAAAAGAAAAAGTTTTGAAATCAAGAATAATAGTAAGGACAATTTAGACTATATAAAAAAATGCTTTGAATTTGTAAGAGACGAAATAAAACATTCATGGGATTATAAAGAAAGTCGTATTACAATAAAAGCTTCTGATGTATTAAAATATAAAACGGGAATATGTTGGGCAAAATCCAACTTATTAGCAGCCTTGTTGAGGGTTAATAATATACCAACAGGTTTTTGTTATCAAAAACTTACTTTGAAAGATAAGCCCAGTAGTGGCTACTGTATTCATGCTTTTAATGCTGTAAAAATAGAAGAGATAAACAAATGGGTTAAGTTAGATGCTCGTGGAAATAATAATATTGTCAATGTGGAATTTTCTTTAGATAGAGATAATTTAGCTTTTAATACTAGAAAACATTATGGTGAAAAAGAATACGATATTATATATTATAAGCCCTTGGAAAATACAATGAAGGTTTTAAAAGAGAACAGGGATGCCTTGTTTATGTATTTAAACTGTTTACCAGAGGATATTTAA
- a CDS encoding Gfo/Idh/MocA family protein — MQKLKCAIIGCGRISYKHVEAIIDNSEETELVALCDLIEDRAIARKEQYKEKFPDAKVSVYTDYKKMLTEVDIDYVAIATESGYHGEISLDCLNEDVNLIIEKPMAMTLEEIDSINELSDKKGLKVAVSHQNRFNPPIQKLRKAIDEGKFGNLINGTARILWTRDQNYYDMAPWRGTKALDGGTLMNQCIHNIDLLLWMMGSEVVSVKSERGTFLRDIEMEDFGAILLRFANGSIGIIEGSACVYPKNLEETLSIFGETGTAVIGGLAVNEIKTWNFEDKNEKADELDSGKIENVYGDGHTPLYKDFIDAVNNDTQPLVTGYEARKPVEVILKSYEEKKWP, encoded by the coding sequence TTGCAAAAATTAAAATGTGCAATAATTGGCTGTGGTAGAATTTCATATAAACATGTAGAAGCTATTATAGATAATAGTGAAGAAACAGAACTTGTGGCTTTGTGTGATTTAATAGAGGATAGGGCCATAGCTAGAAAGGAACAATATAAGGAAAAATTTCCAGATGCTAAAGTAAGTGTTTATACAGATTATAAAAAAATGCTTACGGAAGTTGACATAGATTATGTTGCAATAGCTACAGAAAGTGGATATCATGGAGAAATATCTTTAGATTGTTTAAATGAAGATGTTAATTTAATAATAGAAAAACCTATGGCTATGACTTTAGAAGAAATAGACAGTATTAATGAACTTTCTGATAAAAAAGGATTAAAGGTAGCTGTTAGTCACCAAAATAGATTTAATCCACCTATTCAAAAATTGAGAAAAGCAATTGATGAAGGTAAATTTGGAAATTTAATTAATGGAACTGCTAGAATACTTTGGACCAGAGATCAAAATTATTATGACATGGCACCATGGAGGGGAACTAAAGCTTTAGATGGTGGTACTCTAATGAATCAATGTATTCATAATATAGATTTATTATTATGGATGATGGGTTCAGAAGTAGTATCTGTAAAATCTGAAAGAGGTACCTTCCTAAGAGATATTGAAATGGAAGACTTTGGAGCCATATTATTAAGATTTGCAAATGGTTCAATAGGAATAATTGAAGGTTCTGCTTGTGTTTATCCTAAAAATTTAGAGGAGACTTTAAGTATTTTTGGAGAAACCGGAACGGCAGTTATAGGTGGACTTGCAGTAAATGAAATAAAAACTTGGAATTTTGAAGATAAAAATGAAAAAGCAGATGAATTGGATTCTGGTAAAATAGAAAATGTTTATGGTGATGGACATACACCACTATATAAAGATTTTATTGATGCAGTAAATAATGACACTCAACCGTTAGTTACTGGATATGAAGCTAGAAAACCTGTTGAAGTAATTTTAAAATCATATGAAGAAAAGAAATGGCCTTAG
- a CDS encoding nucleotide sugar dehydrogenase, translated as MSDIKNELLEKIESKELVVGVIGLGYVGLPLAVEKANAGYKVIGFDVLPDKVKMVNEGHNYIGDVVDEELTELVEKGMLRATDNFEEVASCDFIAIAVPTPLDEYQQPDISYVEKSTKDVSKHLKKGSIVVLESTTYPGTTEELMLPLLEEGSGLKCGEDFFLAFSPERVDPGNKVYKTKNTPKVVGGVGEDSTEVAAALYRNVLEGEVYTVSSPKVAELEKILENTYRNVNIGLVNEFALIADKMGINIWEVVDAARTKPYGFQAFYPGPGIGGHCIPLDPFYLTWKAKEYDSHMRIIEASGSVNDFMPEWVVERSMKILSKNFKKALNGSKVLILGVAYKNDIDDLRDSPALVVIDHFLNEGAEIDYYDGYNPSYKDKDGNLVHSLKEINPEIISSYDLVVITTNHSNVDYQMVVDNAKYVFDTRYATKNVENKKDNIELL; from the coding sequence ATGTCAGATATAAAAAATGAATTATTAGAAAAAATTGAGTCAAAAGAATTAGTAGTAGGGGTAATTGGACTAGGTTATGTAGGACTTCCTCTAGCAGTTGAAAAAGCTAATGCGGGATATAAGGTTATAGGATTTGATGTTTTACCAGACAAGGTAAAAATGGTAAACGAAGGTCATAACTATATAGGTGATGTAGTAGATGAAGAATTAACTGAATTAGTTGAAAAGGGAATGTTAAGAGCTACAGATAATTTTGAAGAGGTTGCTTCTTGTGATTTTATAGCTATTGCTGTTCCTACTCCTTTAGACGAGTATCAACAACCTGATATTTCCTATGTTGAAAAATCTACAAAAGATGTTTCCAAACATTTGAAAAAGGGAAGTATTGTAGTATTAGAATCAACAACTTATCCAGGAACAACAGAAGAATTAATGTTACCTTTACTTGAAGAAGGTTCAGGATTAAAATGTGGAGAAGATTTCTTCTTGGCTTTCTCACCGGAAAGAGTAGATCCTGGTAATAAAGTATATAAAACTAAAAACACTCCTAAGGTTGTAGGTGGAGTTGGAGAAGATTCTACAGAAGTAGCAGCTGCATTGTATAGAAATGTTTTAGAAGGAGAAGTTTATACAGTTTCTTCACCAAAAGTAGCTGAATTAGAAAAAATATTAGAAAACACATATAGAAATGTTAATATTGGACTAGTAAATGAATTTGCTTTAATAGCAGACAAAATGGGAATTAATATTTGGGAAGTTGTAGATGCTGCAAGAACAAAACCATATGGTTTCCAAGCATTTTATCCAGGTCCAGGAATAGGTGGTCATTGTATACCATTAGATCCATTTTATTTAACTTGGAAAGCAAAAGAATACGATTCACATATGAGAATAATTGAAGCTTCTGGATCAGTAAATGATTTTATGCCTGAATGGGTTGTAGAAAGATCTATGAAAATTTTATCTAAGAATTTCAAAAAGGCTTTAAATGGTTCAAAAGTTTTAATTTTAGGTGTAGCTTATAAAAATGATATTGATGATTTAAGGGATAGTCCGGCTCTTGTTGTAATAGATCATTTCTTAAACGAAGGAGCAGAAATAGATTATTATGATGGATATAATCCTTCATATAAAGACAAGGATGGTAATTTAGTTCATTCATTAAAGGAAATAAATCCGGAAATAATATCTTCTTATGATTTAGTTGTAATTACAACTAACCATTCAAATGTTGATTATCAAATGGTAGTAGATAATGCAAAATATGTATTTGATACAAGATATGCTACAAAAAATGTTGAAAACAAGAAAGATAATATAGAACTTTTATAA
- a CDS encoding acyltransferase, producing the protein MSDYFVHESSYVDEGSKIGTGTKIWHFSHIMSGCIIGENCNIGQNVVISPGVILGNKVKVQNNVSVYTGVECEEGVFLGPSCVFTNVINPRSLIEKKDEYKKTVLKKGASIGANATIICGNTIGKFALVGAGAVVTKDIGDYELVVGNPAKKIGYVCECGERLKEPSNSNDYKCNICGRIYKLKDNTLEEEE; encoded by the coding sequence ATGTCCGATTATTTTGTTCATGAATCAAGTTATGTAGATGAAGGAAGTAAAATAGGAACTGGGACAAAAATATGGCACTTTTCACATATTATGTCAGGGTGTATAATAGGAGAGAATTGTAATATTGGACAAAATGTTGTTATTTCGCCAGGGGTTATTTTAGGAAATAAGGTAAAGGTTCAAAACAATGTTTCAGTTTACACAGGTGTTGAATGTGAAGAAGGTGTATTTCTAGGTCCTTCATGTGTTTTTACAAATGTAATTAATCCTCGATCTTTAATAGAGAAAAAAGATGAGTATAAAAAAACCGTTTTAAAAAAGGGAGCTTCCATAGGTGCTAATGCTACAATAATTTGTGGTAACACTATTGGTAAATTTGCACTAGTTGGTGCAGGAGCTGTCGTAACTAAAGATATAGGTGATTATGAATTAGTAGTTGGTAATCCGGCTAAAAAAATAGGTTATGTTTGTGAATGTGGTGAAAGACTAAAAGAACCATCTAATTCAAATGATTACAAATGCAATATTTGTGGTAGAATATATAAGTTAAAAGATAATACTTTAGAAGAAGAGGAGTAA
- a CDS encoding DegT/DnrJ/EryC1/StrS family aminotransferase — protein sequence MKISLIDLKRQYQTIKEESDKAVLDVLNNAQYIMGENVKSFEKEFSEFLGAKNSISVGNGTDALIIALRALGIGEGDEVITTSYTFFATAEAISYVGATPVFVDVDIETYNIDTKLIEEKINNKTKAIIAVHIFGNPCDMDEINKIAKKHSLFVIEDAAQAVAADFKGKKIGTLSDLACFSFFPTKNLGCAGDGGMIVTNNDDLATIVKALRVHGSGENGLKAYNILNNIDEVVEEDKSTDNTVYNPLKYYNYLIGQNSRLDELQAALLRIKLRKLEEWTNNRIENAKLYTEGLKDTNLVTPVTQKDGKHVYHLYILQSEKREELCNFLETKGIATGIYYPVPMHLQKVFKPLAYKEGDCPNAEYLSKRTFALPMFPELKAEEIDYIVNAVKEFN from the coding sequence ATGAAAATTTCTTTAATTGATTTAAAGAGACAGTATCAGACAATAAAAGAAGAGTCGGATAAGGCTGTTTTAGATGTTTTAAATAATGCTCAATATATTATGGGTGAAAATGTAAAATCCTTTGAAAAAGAATTCTCGGAATTTTTAGGTGCGAAAAATTCTATTTCTGTAGGCAATGGTACAGATGCTTTAATAATTGCTTTAAGAGCATTGGGAATTGGTGAAGGAGATGAAGTTATAACTACAAGTTATACTTTCTTTGCAACAGCTGAGGCCATAAGCTATGTTGGAGCTACACCGGTATTTGTTGATGTAGATATAGAAACCTATAATATCGATACAAAATTAATAGAGGAAAAAATCAATAATAAGACAAAGGCTATTATTGCAGTTCATATTTTTGGTAATCCTTGCGATATGGATGAAATTAATAAAATAGCTAAAAAACATTCGCTTTTCGTAATAGAAGATGCTGCCCAAGCAGTAGCAGCGGATTTTAAAGGGAAAAAAATAGGAACCTTATCTGACTTAGCTTGTTTTTCATTTTTCCCAACTAAAAATCTAGGTTGTGCCGGTGATGGCGGTATGATAGTTACAAATAATGATGATTTAGCTACTATTGTTAAAGCTTTAAGAGTACATGGGTCAGGAGAAAATGGATTAAAAGCATACAATATATTAAATAATATAGATGAAGTAGTAGAGGAAGATAAATCTACAGACAATACAGTTTACAACCCATTAAAATATTATAACTATTTAATAGGTCAAAACTCTAGGCTTGATGAGTTGCAAGCAGCTCTTTTAAGAATAAAATTAAGAAAATTAGAAGAATGGACAAATAACAGAATAGAAAATGCGAAATTATATACAGAAGGATTAAAAGATACTAATTTAGTTACTCCTGTTACTCAAAAAGATGGAAAACATGTTTATCATCTTTATATACTACAATCTGAAAAAAGAGAAGAACTATGTAATTTCTTAGAAACTAAGGGAATTGCAACTGGTATTTACTATCCTGTACCAATGCATTTACAAAAAGTTTTTAAACCTTTAGCTTATAAAGAAGGGGATTGCCCTAATGCAGAATATTTGTCTAAAAGAACTTTTGCCTTACCTATGTTTCCGGAATTAAAAGCGGAAGAAATAGATTATATAGTTAATGCTGTTAAGGAGTTTAATTAA
- a CDS encoding glycosyltransferase family 4 protein, whose amino-acid sequence MSKDIKNVWIINHYADPPNIGKFNRHYNFAKNLIERGYNVKIFTASTIHTTPINMITNDSKYKVDYYNGVEYIFIKTSTYDNSDYKRVLNILQYFIKVPFVTKKFGKPDLIFASSPHPLTWIAAKRVADRTGAYFVTETRDLWPETFVAMGKMKKNSIPAKILYRIERKIFEASDRLIFTMPGGADYVKEIGLDSSKADYINNGIVLKNFYDNVKNTNYIDEDLSDPNIFKVVFTGAIGRANDLGRFIRAFEIIKKEGFDDIKFLIFGDRGEKEELEAYCKEKGIENVVFKGRVNKSEVPSILTQSDLQVLSLANLPSLFKYGLSPNKLFEYLAAGKPVISNGECGYDLLEEKKCGKTVKGDSIEDMANGILFFYDLFKNNKEEYDVYCSNALKTVKEFDFSVLTDRLEDTFRKIQQEEI is encoded by the coding sequence ATGAGTAAAGATATAAAAAATGTATGGATAATTAACCATTATGCAGATCCACCAAATATAGGTAAATTTAATAGACATTATAATTTCGCTAAAAACTTGATAGAAAGAGGTTATAATGTTAAAATATTCACAGCGTCAACAATTCATACTACGCCAATCAATATGATAACTAACGATAGTAAGTATAAGGTAGATTATTATAATGGTGTAGAATATATTTTTATAAAGACCAGTACCTATGATAATAGTGATTATAAAAGGGTATTAAATATTCTTCAATACTTTATTAAGGTACCCTTTGTTACAAAAAAATTTGGTAAACCAGATTTAATTTTTGCCTCTTCGCCACATCCTTTAACATGGATAGCAGCAAAAAGAGTTGCAGATAGAACTGGTGCATATTTTGTAACAGAAACAAGGGATTTATGGCCTGAAACTTTTGTTGCTATGGGTAAAATGAAAAAAAATAGCATACCTGCAAAAATATTATATAGAATTGAAAGAAAAATATTTGAAGCTTCAGACAGACTGATTTTTACAATGCCAGGTGGCGCAGATTATGTAAAAGAAATAGGCTTAGATTCATCAAAAGCGGATTATATAAACAATGGTATAGTATTGAAGAATTTTTATGATAATGTAAAAAATACCAACTATATAGATGAGGATTTATCAGATCCAAATATATTTAAAGTCGTATTTACAGGAGCAATAGGAAGGGCTAATGATTTAGGAAGATTTATTAGAGCTTTTGAAATAATAAAAAAAGAAGGATTTGACGATATTAAGTTTCTAATCTTTGGAGATAGGGGAGAAAAAGAAGAATTAGAAGCTTATTGTAAGGAAAAGGGAATTGAAAATGTTGTTTTTAAGGGAAGGGTTAATAAAAGTGAAGTTCCTTCAATTTTAACTCAATCGGATTTACAAGTCCTATCTTTAGCTAATTTACCTAGCCTTTTTAAATATGGATTAAGTCCAAATAAATTATTTGAATATTTAGCAGCAGGAAAACCTGTAATTTCAAATGGCGAATGTGGATATGACCTTTTAGAAGAGAAAAAATGTGGTAAAACTGTAAAAGGTGATTCAATAGAAGATATGGCAAATGGAATATTATTTTTCTACGATCTATTTAAAAATAATAAAGAAGAATACGATGTTTACTGTTCCAATGCCCTAAAAACTGTAAAAGAGTTTGATTTTTCTGTATTAACAGACAGACTTGAAGATACATTTAGGAAAATACAACAGGAGGAAATATGA
- a CDS encoding sugar transferase, producing the protein MNSLDNIKEPILYSKTIDEILERKKGQIFLKRIFDIVVSFIGLVILGIPLIIIALIIKLTSEGPVFYRQTRVGKNNKDFKIFKFRTMVVDADKKGMLITVGEDKRITKIGKFLRKTKLDELPQLINVFIGSMSFVGPRPEVRKYVELYDDFQKNVLKIKPGITDLASIKYRDESTLLGKSDNPEKTYIEEIMPIKLKINLEYISKISLIYDIKLIFLTLFRIIGKGENE; encoded by the coding sequence ATGAACTCACTCGATAATATAAAAGAGCCTATTTTATATTCTAAGACAATAGATGAGATTTTAGAAAGAAAAAAAGGTCAAATTTTTTTAAAAAGAATTTTTGATATTGTAGTTTCTTTTATAGGATTAGTTATATTGGGAATTCCTTTAATTATAATTGCTTTAATTATTAAACTTACCTCTGAAGGTCCGGTTTTTTATAGACAGACTAGAGTAGGTAAGAATAATAAGGATTTTAAAATTTTTAAATTTAGAACAATGGTAGTAGATGCTGATAAAAAAGGAATGTTAATAACTGTTGGAGAGGACAAAAGAATTACAAAAATTGGGAAATTTTTACGTAAAACAAAATTAGATGAATTACCCCAACTAATTAATGTTTTTATTGGTAGTATGAGTTTTGTTGGACCAAGACCGGAAGTTAGAAAATACGTTGAATTATATGATGATTTTCAAAAAAATGTTCTGAAAATAAAACCCGGCATTACGGATTTAGCATCTATTAAATATAGAGATGAGTCAACTTTATTAGGAAAAAGCGATAATCCGGAAAAAACATATATAGAAGAAATTATGCCAATAAAGTTAAAAATAAATTTAGAATATATTTCGAAAATATCGTTAATATATGATATAAAATTAATATTTTTAACCTTGTTTAGAATAATTGGGAAAGGTGAAAATGAGTAA